One stretch of Desulfocurvus vexinensis DSM 17965 DNA includes these proteins:
- the cysS gene encoding cysteine--tRNA ligase, translating into MQLYNTMTRRKEEFTPLRDNHVRMYACGITAYDYCHIGHARSAVVFDVLVRTLRHMGYTVTFARNFTDIDDKIIVRANENGEDPMALAERFIQAFYEDMDRLGILRADVEPRCTTHIPEMLVLTEELIAKGHAYATPSGDVYFRVRSFAGYAKLSGRDIDEMRAGARVAPGEEKEDPLDFALWKAAKPGEPTWDSPWGPGRPGWHLECSAMSDKHLGLPLDIHGGGQDLIFPHHENEIAQTEAATGTEMARFWVHNGFVQVDSEKMSKSLGNFKTIREIMDAYLPETLRYFLLTKHYRSPIDFTLDNMDEAEKNLRRIYTARQEMAAALAGTKWAGADLPAELATELAEQEAAWEAAMADDMNTAQALGHVFNLVRLAGRIAEDKALRKTQGAKTAWERIQADLDTWGAVLGVFTQDPAQFLAALRDTQARRKGIDAAQVQALLDQRAAARAAKDFAASDALRDQLAALGATVKDTPAGQVWDVA; encoded by the coding sequence ATGCAGCTCTACAATACCATGACCCGCCGCAAGGAAGAGTTCACGCCCCTGCGCGACAACCACGTGCGCATGTACGCCTGCGGCATCACGGCCTACGACTACTGCCACATCGGCCACGCCCGCTCGGCGGTGGTCTTCGACGTGCTTGTGCGCACCCTGCGCCACATGGGCTACACCGTGACCTTCGCGCGCAACTTCACGGACATCGACGACAAGATCATCGTGCGCGCCAACGAGAACGGCGAGGACCCCATGGCCCTGGCCGAGCGCTTCATCCAGGCCTTCTACGAGGACATGGACCGCCTGGGCATCCTGCGCGCCGACGTGGAGCCCCGCTGCACCACGCACATCCCCGAGATGCTCGTGCTGACCGAAGAGCTGATCGCCAAGGGCCACGCCTACGCCACGCCCTCGGGCGACGTGTATTTCCGGGTCCGCTCCTTCGCGGGCTACGCCAAGCTCTCGGGCCGCGACATCGACGAGATGCGCGCGGGCGCGCGCGTGGCCCCCGGCGAGGAAAAGGAAGACCCCCTGGACTTCGCCCTGTGGAAGGCCGCCAAGCCCGGCGAGCCCACCTGGGACAGCCCCTGGGGCCCGGGCCGCCCCGGCTGGCACCTGGAGTGCTCGGCCATGAGCGACAAGCACCTCGGCCTGCCGCTGGACATCCATGGCGGCGGGCAGGACCTGATCTTCCCGCACCACGAGAACGAGATCGCCCAGACCGAGGCCGCCACGGGCACGGAAATGGCCCGCTTCTGGGTCCACAACGGCTTCGTGCAGGTGGACTCGGAAAAAATGTCCAAGAGCCTGGGCAACTTCAAGACCATCCGCGAGATCATGGATGCCTACCTGCCCGAGACGCTGCGCTATTTCCTGCTGACCAAGCACTACCGCAGCCCCATCGACTTCACCCTGGACAACATGGACGAGGCCGAAAAGAACCTGCGGCGCATCTACACCGCGCGCCAGGAGATGGCCGCGGCCCTGGCGGGCACCAAATGGGCCGGAGCGGACCTGCCCGCCGAGCTGGCCACCGAGCTGGCCGAGCAGGAAGCCGCCTGGGAGGCGGCCATGGCCGACGACATGAACACCGCCCAGGCCCTGGGCCATGTGTTCAACCTCGTGCGCCTGGCCGGGCGCATCGCCGAGGACAAGGCCCTGCGCAAGACCCAGGGCGCCAAGACCGCCTGGGAACGCATCCAGGCCGACCTGGACACCTGGGGCGCGGTGCTGGGCGTCTTCACCCAGGACCCGGCGCAGTTCCTCGCCGCCCTGCGCGACACCCAGGCCCGGCGCAAGGGCATCGACGCCGCCCAGGTCCAGGCCCTGCTGGACCAGCGCGCCGCCGCCCGCGCCGCCAAGGACTTCGCCGCCTCCGACGCCCTGCGCGACCAGCTCGCCGCCCTGGGCGCCACGGTCAAGGACACCCCCGCCGGACAGGTCTGGGACGTGGCCTAG
- the ispD gene encoding 2-C-methyl-D-erythritol 4-phosphate cytidylyltransferase yields MSTWAVVLAAGSGTRMAAAGLGTGKQFLPWRGAPLYWASVRTLARVAGVQGLVLAFPAADFERARAEAEALAAAEDPGLPLRFAPGGARRQDSVAAALAALPPGCMRVLVHDAARPFASAALVTALLAALDAGARAAIPAVPVKDTVKRVAGGRVAATLPRAELAAVQTPQAFVLADLLAAHEHCARHGQDVTDDASMVEALGLEVAVVPGEEANVKITTPEDLRMLAPHPAPRVPVTGWGYDVHKYGPGRPMVLGTVPIQGGPEVVAHSDGDVLLHALADALLGCLGRGDIGEHFPDTDPRYEAVPSAVLVNEVLEMALEAGVEVVHADLTVICQVPRLAPWKAQIQAAVAGLLRLPPERVNVKATTEEGLGFTGEKKGIKAVACVSALLPG; encoded by the coding sequence ATGAGCACATGGGCCGTGGTTCTGGCCGCTGGCAGCGGCACGCGGATGGCCGCCGCCGGGCTCGGCACGGGCAAGCAGTTCCTGCCCTGGCGCGGGGCGCCGCTGTACTGGGCCAGCGTGCGCACCCTGGCCCGCGTGGCCGGGGTCCAGGGGCTGGTGCTGGCCTTCCCCGCCGCCGATTTCGAGCGGGCCCGGGCCGAGGCCGAGGCCCTGGCCGCCGCCGAGGACCCCGGCCTGCCCCTGCGCTTCGCCCCGGGCGGGGCGCGCCGCCAGGATTCGGTGGCCGCCGCCCTGGCCGCGCTGCCCCCGGGCTGCATGCGGGTGCTGGTCCACGACGCGGCGCGGCCCTTCGCCTCCGCCGCCCTGGTCACGGCGCTGCTGGCGGCCCTGGACGCGGGCGCCCGCGCGGCCATTCCCGCCGTGCCCGTGAAGGATACGGTCAAGCGCGTGGCCGGGGGCCGCGTGGCCGCCACCCTGCCCCGGGCGGAGCTGGCGGCGGTGCAGACGCCCCAGGCCTTCGTCCTGGCCGACCTGCTGGCCGCCCACGAGCACTGCGCCCGCCACGGGCAGGACGTGACCGACGACGCGTCCATGGTCGAGGCCCTGGGCCTGGAGGTGGCCGTGGTGCCCGGCGAGGAGGCCAACGTGAAGATCACCACCCCGGAGGACCTGCGCATGCTCGCCCCGCACCCCGCGCCCCGCGTGCCCGTCACCGGCTGGGGCTACGATGTCCACAAGTACGGCCCCGGGCGGCCCATGGTCCTGGGCACGGTGCCCATCCAGGGCGGGCCGGAGGTCGTCGCCCACTCCGACGGCGACGTGCTGCTGCACGCCCTGGCCGACGCCCTGCTGGGCTGCCTGGGCCGGGGCGACATCGGCGAACATTTCCCGGACACCGACCCGCGCTACGAGGCCGTGCCCTCCGCCGTGCTGGTCAACGAGGTGCTGGAAATGGCGCTGGAGGCCGGGGTCGAGGTCGTCCACGCCGACCTGACCGTCATCTGCCAGGTGCCGCGCCTGGCGCCCTGGAAGGCGCAGATCCAGGCCGCCGTGGCCGGGCTGCTGCGCCTGCCTCCGGAGCGGGTCAACGTCAAGGCCACCACCGAGGAGGGCCTGGGCTTCACCGGCGAAAAGAAGGGCATCAAGGCCGTGGCCTGCGTCAGCGCCCTGCTCCCGGGCTGA
- a CDS encoding C4-type zinc ribbon domain-containing protein — MYLEQIEKLVVLQKVDGEILVLEEELGSMPRELAELEAKNAEFLERKAVLEDKLDILQTQRKRLDLEIDDNTSRIKKSKNKLMMAGNTREYHAMMREMDNMEKATRNREEEKVALAEELERQTTLLDELQKEHAELTARLDEYQGNLKKRSASARKRLAELQKEREDACVVVPGPVLKRYEFIRERISNPVIVPVTAGVCSGCFIQIPPQAFNDLQKGETILSCPNCQRLIYWCEHFQACDSNLAAAAARTIVPMVDDEDEAGPDDAGYDEEPRYSDDHDGPDDHDADSDDR, encoded by the coding sequence ATGTACCTCGAACAGATCGAAAAACTCGTCGTGCTCCAGAAGGTGGACGGCGAGATCCTCGTCCTCGAAGAGGAACTGGGCAGCATGCCCCGCGAGCTGGCCGAACTGGAGGCCAAGAACGCCGAATTCCTCGAGCGCAAGGCCGTGCTCGAAGACAAGCTCGACATCCTCCAGACCCAGCGCAAGCGGCTGGACCTGGAGATCGACGACAACACCTCGCGCATCAAGAAGAGCAAGAATAAGCTCATGATGGCTGGCAACACCCGCGAATACCACGCCATGATGCGCGAGATGGACAACATGGAGAAGGCCACGCGCAACCGCGAGGAAGAGAAGGTCGCCCTGGCCGAAGAGCTGGAGCGCCAGACCACCCTGCTCGACGAGCTGCAAAAGGAGCACGCCGAGCTGACGGCCCGCCTGGACGAGTACCAGGGCAACCTGAAGAAGCGCTCGGCCTCGGCCCGCAAGCGCCTGGCCGAGCTGCAAAAGGAGCGCGAGGATGCCTGCGTGGTCGTGCCCGGCCCGGTGCTCAAGCGCTACGAGTTCATCCGCGAGCGCATCTCCAACCCGGTCATCGTGCCGGTGACGGCGGGCGTGTGCTCGGGCTGCTTCATCCAGATTCCGCCCCAGGCCTTCAACGACCTGCAAAAGGGCGAAACCATCCTGTCGTGCCCCAACTGCCAGCGCCTGATCTACTGGTGCGAGCACTTCCAGGCCTGCGACTCCAACCTGGCCGCCGCCGCCGCGCGCACCATCGTGCCCATGGTCGATGACGAGGACGAGGCCGGGCCCGACGACGCCGGGTACGACGAGGAGCCCCGCTACTCCGACGACCACGACGGCCCCGACGACCACGACGCGGACAGCGATGACCGCTGA
- a CDS encoding Nif3-like dinuclear metal center hexameric protein produces MDHAALIACIEQIAPPAGAAAWDNCGVQVAGTRQDVRRLAVTIDPAPERLREALAWGADMVLTHHPLYMEPRPLSHPGYFLDAARAMLASGAWLFAAHTSLDVQPAGPAGWLARALELTGLRVLEPTGPDAPRTGFGLAGELPAPLPWDDFAARLADCVERDFWALAGETPRTVGTVAYCTGSGAALGGAARAAGADVLVTGDLKYHQAMEAEIFTIDVGHFSLEERMVREMAALLDERLGPQGVAVRFFPGSDPLRVHLPR; encoded by the coding sequence ATGGATCACGCCGCGCTCATCGCCTGCATCGAGCAGATCGCCCCGCCCGCCGGGGCCGCCGCGTGGGACAACTGCGGCGTGCAGGTGGCCGGAACGCGCCAGGACGTGCGCAGGCTGGCCGTGACCATCGACCCCGCGCCCGAGCGGCTGCGCGAGGCCCTGGCCTGGGGGGCGGACATGGTGCTCACGCACCACCCGCTGTACATGGAGCCCCGGCCCCTGTCGCACCCGGGCTATTTTCTCGACGCCGCGCGGGCGATGCTCGCGTCCGGGGCCTGGCTCTTCGCGGCGCATACCTCCCTGGACGTGCAGCCCGCGGGCCCGGCGGGCTGGCTGGCGCGCGCCCTGGAGCTGACGGGCCTGCGCGTGCTCGAACCCACGGGGCCCGACGCCCCGCGCACGGGCTTCGGGCTGGCGGGCGAGCTGCCCGCGCCCCTGCCCTGGGACGACTTCGCCGCGCGGCTGGCCGACTGCGTGGAGCGCGATTTCTGGGCCCTGGCGGGCGAGACGCCCCGCACGGTGGGCACCGTGGCCTACTGCACGGGTTCGGGCGCGGCCCTGGGCGGCGCGGCCCGCGCGGCGGGCGCCGATGTGCTCGTCACCGGCGATTTGAAGTACCACCAGGCCATGGAGGCCGAGATTTTCACCATCGATGTGGGCCATTTCTCCCTGGAGGAGCGTATGGTCCGCGAGATGGCCGCCCTGCTGGACGAGCGTCTCGGCCCGCAGGGCGTCGCAGTGCGTTTTTTCCCCGGCAGCGACCCCTTGCGGGTCCACCTGCCCCGATAG
- a CDS encoding NAD(P)/FAD-dependent oxidoreductase, translating into MQQVQLLIVGQGPAGLSAAIYAARAGIETVVVGLTPKIDADYDIDNYFGFPETTKANDIMAAGRTQAQRFGAQIVTARVLGIHMNEAMRFEVKTESGHYDACAVILATGVSKVRPGISNFDDYDGKGISYCVSCDGFFYRGRPVVALGEGVYAASQALELLAYTDKVALCTQGKEMTISKEYLKKLEEANIAVLTGKIVELRGAPALDTLVFEDGQTYAADGLFIAMGEASSSDFAWTLGLERNGNHIVANAMQETNIPGVYAAGDCVGRFAQISVAVGEGAIAARQAIKYCRDKCPKAKA; encoded by the coding sequence ATGCAACAGGTCCAACTGCTGATCGTCGGCCAGGGCCCCGCCGGCCTCAGCGCTGCAATCTACGCCGCCCGGGCGGGCATCGAGACCGTCGTGGTCGGCCTGACCCCCAAGATCGACGCAGACTACGACATCGACAACTATTTCGGCTTCCCCGAGACCACCAAGGCCAACGACATCATGGCCGCCGGGCGTACCCAGGCCCAGCGCTTCGGCGCCCAGATCGTCACCGCCCGGGTGCTGGGCATCCACATGAACGAGGCCATGCGCTTCGAGGTCAAGACCGAGTCCGGCCACTACGACGCCTGCGCCGTGATCCTGGCCACGGGCGTCTCCAAGGTCCGCCCCGGCATCTCCAACTTCGACGACTACGACGGCAAGGGCATCTCCTACTGCGTGTCGTGCGACGGATTCTTCTACCGGGGCCGCCCGGTGGTGGCCCTGGGCGAAGGCGTCTACGCCGCCAGCCAGGCCCTGGAGCTGCTGGCCTACACCGACAAGGTCGCCTTGTGCACCCAGGGCAAGGAAATGACCATCTCCAAGGAATACCTGAAGAAGCTCGAAGAGGCCAACATCGCGGTCCTCACAGGCAAGATCGTGGAGCTGCGCGGGGCCCCGGCCCTGGACACCCTGGTCTTCGAGGACGGCCAGACCTACGCCGCCGACGGCCTGTTCATCGCCATGGGCGAGGCCTCCTCGTCGGACTTCGCCTGGACCCTGGGCCTGGAGCGCAACGGCAACCACATCGTGGCCAACGCCATGCAGGAGACGAACATCCCCGGCGTGTACGCCGCGGGCGACTGCGTGGGCCGCTTCGCCCAGATCAGCGTGGCCGTGGGCGAGGGCGCCATCGCCGCCCGTCAGGCCATCAAGTACTGCCGCGACAAGTGCCCCAAGGCCAAGGCCTGA
- a CDS encoding queuosine precursor transporter, whose amino-acid sequence MSNEMLWVGFALFDLTMVVVLHRLFGKAGLYGLIVFNLILCNVQVLKTVQLFGLTTTLGNVLYASVFLATDMLGELYGKAEAKRGVMLGFTVLVLATVYMQIALAFTPTADDFAQPHLEAIFGVLPRIALASMAAYLVSQLHDVWAFHFWKSRTGDSMLWLRNNASTLVSQLLDSSIFCVVAFWGVFPGPVLLEIMFTTYAFKSFVALLDTPFLYLARRVGTVAGRAGS is encoded by the coding sequence ATGTCCAACGAGATGCTTTGGGTGGGCTTTGCCCTGTTCGACCTGACCATGGTCGTGGTGCTGCACCGCCTCTTCGGCAAGGCCGGGCTCTACGGCCTGATCGTTTTCAATCTCATCCTGTGCAACGTCCAGGTGCTCAAGACGGTGCAGCTCTTCGGGCTGACCACCACCCTGGGCAACGTGCTCTACGCCAGCGTGTTCCTGGCCACGGACATGCTCGGCGAGCTGTACGGCAAGGCCGAGGCCAAGCGCGGGGTCATGCTCGGCTTCACCGTGCTGGTGCTGGCCACGGTCTACATGCAGATCGCCCTGGCCTTCACGCCCACCGCCGACGACTTCGCCCAGCCGCACCTGGAAGCCATCTTCGGCGTACTGCCGCGCATCGCCCTGGCCAGCATGGCGGCCTATCTCGTGTCCCAGCTCCACGACGTGTGGGCGTTCCACTTCTGGAAGAGCCGCACCGGCGACTCCATGCTCTGGCTGCGCAACAACGCCAGCACCCTGGTCAGCCAGCTGCTGGATTCGTCCATCTTCTGCGTCGTCGCGTTCTGGGGCGTGTTCCCCGGGCCGGTGCTGCTGGAGATCATGTTCACCACCTACGCCTTCAAGAGCTTCGTGGCCCTGCTGGACACGCCGTTCCTCTACCTTGCGCGGCGCGTGGGCACGGTTGCGGGCCGGGCCGGGTCCTGA
- a CDS encoding GGDEF domain-containing protein has product MNTVEPNILFWGLGLAELDAVRIQTAVPGCTLRNWPESALPGETEMDEETPFLIWIPMRVWERLDAAGRAAILEWDPPQKVLVLDPGGEADLEAFIDMGFLTVLRRPLAEAKITDTMRKAGEVHSLYEDIMRMTREIALEREILSRKTDYLLFLNSFMARVSESLNPATIVATARKDLAGLMPVTAAQGIFWQEMGKDTMESEIFLAFHEDAAVQEQWIELLLGSARRLSGAKVESYQLTYLMDADAVAQGADLTPRDGRLMLLPLKAGGRSFGCLALLTGEDVRLTRQQRDVLNSAVSHLGLALKNALLYREVKLRADHDGLTRIYNRHYFDERIVEELSRAQRYGQDISLLILDLDHFKAVNDTHGHQAGDTVLKDVGQLLQDTLRSTDFAARYGGEEFCVILPHTGQAQALLLAERLRAKVQALRFCFEGRELAVTASIGVASLTPGGFSRNVDLVREADRALYLAKERGRNQVCLAGECGEDALRRDAAG; this is encoded by the coding sequence ATGAACACCGTGGAACCGAACATCCTCTTCTGGGGCCTGGGCCTCGCCGAGCTTGACGCCGTGCGCATCCAGACCGCCGTGCCCGGCTGCACCCTGCGCAACTGGCCCGAGTCCGCCCTGCCCGGCGAAACGGAAATGGACGAAGAGACGCCCTTTTTGATCTGGATTCCCATGCGCGTGTGGGAACGGCTGGACGCCGCCGGGCGCGCCGCCATCCTGGAATGGGACCCGCCGCAGAAAGTGCTGGTGCTCGACCCCGGCGGCGAGGCCGACCTGGAGGCCTTCATCGACATGGGCTTTCTGACCGTGTTGCGCCGCCCCCTGGCCGAGGCCAAGATCACCGACACCATGCGCAAGGCGGGCGAGGTCCATTCGCTCTACGAAGATATCATGCGCATGACCCGCGAGATTGCCCTGGAGCGGGAAATTCTCTCGCGCAAGACGGACTACCTGCTGTTTTTGAACAGCTTCATGGCCCGGGTGTCCGAAAGCCTGAACCCCGCGACCATCGTGGCCACCGCCCGCAAGGACCTGGCCGGGCTCATGCCCGTCACCGCCGCCCAGGGCATCTTCTGGCAGGAGATGGGCAAGGACACCATGGAGAGCGAAATCTTCCTGGCCTTCCACGAGGACGCCGCCGTGCAGGAGCAGTGGATCGAACTGCTGCTGGGCAGCGCGCGCAGGCTCTCGGGCGCCAAGGTGGAGAGCTACCAGCTGACCTACCTCATGGACGCCGACGCCGTGGCCCAGGGCGCGGACCTGACCCCGCGCGACGGCAGGCTGATGCTGCTGCCCCTCAAGGCGGGCGGGCGCAGCTTCGGCTGCCTGGCTCTGCTCACCGGCGAGGACGTGCGCCTGACGCGCCAGCAGCGCGATGTGCTCAACTCCGCCGTCAGCCACCTGGGCCTGGCGCTGAAAAACGCCCTGCTCTACCGCGAGGTCAAGCTGCGCGCCGACCACGACGGCCTCACGCGCATCTACAACCGCCACTATTTCGACGAGCGCATCGTGGAGGAGCTTTCCCGCGCCCAACGCTACGGGCAGGACATCTCCCTGCTCATCCTCGACCTGGACCACTTCAAGGCCGTGAACGACACCCACGGCCATCAGGCCGGGGACACGGTGCTCAAGGACGTGGGCCAACTGCTCCAGGACACCCTGCGCTCCACGGACTTCGCCGCGCGCTACGGCGGCGAGGAGTTCTGCGTCATCCTGCCGCACACCGGGCAGGCCCAGGCCCTGCTGCTGGCCGAGCGCCTGCGGGCCAAGGTCCAGGCCCTGCGCTTCTGCTTCGAGGGCCGGGAGCTTGCGGTCACGGCCAGCATCGGCGTCGCCTCCCTCACCCCGGGCGGCTTCTCGCGCAACGTGGACCTGGTCCGCGAAGCCGACCGCGCCCTGTACCTGGCCAAGGAGCGAGGCCGCAACCAGGTCTGCCTGGCCGGTGAATGCGGCGAGGACGCCCTGCGCAGGGACGCTGCGGGCTGA